The Lathyrus oleraceus cultivar Zhongwan6 chromosome 5, CAAS_Psat_ZW6_1.0, whole genome shotgun sequence genome includes the window aaaaagcaatcgacttacaagggtgtgaaaaaagggctcgatattaaatcgagaaaatatgatttttataagttaaaaaatggtttcgaatgcatgatgcaattaaaagaaaaaacaaatctacaataataaaaaaaagaaatatgaataataaagcataaatataaaagaaaatattaaaagaaagaaaaactaCACCTAGGAGTATCaaacccactacactaaagatCTAGAAGCCACTCCCCTCCACCAGACCACTTACTAACTAACTGATATTTTAAGACtaacttaaatatataaactaagaaaaattaaaaaaaaggattaaaataaaaaaactaaaataaaagAAAACTGTTGGTCTATTGGTAATTAAACCCAGCCGCATGGCTGTTGGGTTTACAATGGGGAATAAATTGGAAATCTAAAACAATTAACAACTAACTAACATAGGAAAATGAAAGGACTCTCTTTTTCTTAATGTTTTTTTAGAACTACTTACTCTGTTtaattgaaaaaagaaaatgaggaaagaaaaacaaaatgGATCCGTCTCTCTCACTCTCAACGAAACTCAACCTCTCTCGCCAGAACCCTTTTTCGATCGCGTCTCTCCTTCCTATCAACCCTCGACCTCGCGCCTCCCTTTCTCAACCTAAACACACAAAAAAGATTTCCAGTAGAGAAACGAATAGGACGGCTCACCTTCGGTGGTGACGGTGAGCTTAATCCTCTTCTCTCTGCTAGGTTCTTCCCGCCGTCCACAAAATCAAGCTTCGCTTCCGAAAGGTTAGGTTTTTTGTTTGGCCGATTTTAGGGTTTCTATTGTTTATGGTCGCCCCCCTTCTGATTTCGTCCCTTCACTAATTCTCTTTGCTTCCTATTTATCTCCTCTGATTAGGGTTTCAGATTGATGCTCAAAGGTTCCAAAGGAGAAAGTTTTCAGAAGCACTTTTGTCCGCTCAGAAACGAGTTATCCTGTTTGATGCTATTTTCCGGAAAGGTAATCTGTACTTAGCTTTTTCCTATCTCTTTCGTCTTAACTCCAATTTGGGTAATCTTCTGAACTTAACCGACTCAGTCATTATTTTGTTTACTGCAGTGAATTCGGAGCATTGGCTTAATTTTGCCTTGTGATTTTAATGTTTTTTTGCTAAGTTTGATTTCTCACTCCCACCGAGTCCGTGATAGCAGCAACAGCATTGGATGTATCACTTGCATTTGACACCATTCCCTGGCTCATGGTTTTCTGCGCTTGCTCACGAGCCAACTTGAGTTCTTCTGGTATTGTCCACGTTGATTGCTGTGGGTTGTTGGTTGTTTGCTGATGAATGTTGTGATAAGGTGAAATTCTAACCCTTCGTTGTTGATTAACATAACAATCCTCAAATCACACCCTAAAGCATGCGTTGATTTGATTGCAGGTATGATTCTGTGATGGAAGCGGTAACTTTGGCGGAGAGATTCTTCAACTATTATCCTCTGGGTGATGGATGGAGAATCCATTCCAAGTGTTTCCATAAGGAAGTTCCTTTCACTTTCTGAAAATTATGGACTTGGAATTGCTGAATTTGCTTGGATATGACCTTATTGTTTTGCTTTTCCTTACTGCAGTAGCGAATATGAAACGAGAACGACTCATTGCCACGCTCTCAAAATCTTTTTCTCTTTGAACGTCCTTTTACAATTTGTATCTTGGGTTACTTTGCTGACTTGAGATAAACCactttttttttttgcaggagAATGTTATACGACGTGTCGATCATCATTAGCGGTATCTTCATCCATTACAGTAGAGGGACCAATGTCCACTGAATGTGGGGATTTAACAGAAGCCAAATCTTACTCAGACTTTGAGGCAGATAAATGTATCCCGAACGGCACTCCTTCCTTGTCCAGTGGGGATCTGAGCCAACATAACTGGATTGAGCTGGACTATTCACACTGTTTGTTTTTTGAAGTTTTATGAGTCTTATCTGTTGTATTCGTCTTTTGATGTGGCAAACAGATTTTATCTTCATGGCGTACCAGAGTTTGATGTGGAAAATGTTTCTCATTAGCATAGTGTGCCAGGGAAGGACTTTTGCAAGTCACAGCCAAAATGCAACCTGCAGTTCTTGCCAATCAGCCATTTCAGGAGAAAGAATGGAAGAAGTCCCATATTGAGATTTATCCAAAAGAAATATTACTTCAGAAGCTCCAGCGTCTTCTGCACTCACTTTTGGATGAAGATGATTGACCTGCGGATTATGATTCCACATCCTGCAATCCAAAAATCCTGGTATGCCCTTTACTCTTTCTATCAAAATCATCACTGGTTTCAATGTGAACATCAAAACAAGCTTCTAAAAGAGTTTGGTAGATCCAAAGGTTCAGTGGAAACCCATCCGCCCTCACGACATGTCTCAGGAACAGACCCGTCAAATGATCTACAAGAAAGATACAATAACACTTCGGAGGGTTTGCATTGATTCACCACTACTTGTAAAATTTATAGGTTTCTCAATGGCTCCCCCAATTATGCCCCGGAGTTTAACAGAATGGTGTGCTTCTTGATCTTGGCTCAAGCCTTTCGTGTGTGTTACAGATTGGTGAACTTATGTAGAACTGTTGTAATTGGTTTTATGCAGGATTTTGAGTATGACATATTCTTGGAATGCTACATCCTTAGAACCTGTACCGTGCAACCGGTCCCTTGATGTATGCTTGTATTGTTCTTGTAACAACTGCTTCTCTCCACGAACgttgcctttgaagttcttgCATCCGGTTGAGCATTACGTGTTGTTTGTAAAAGCTGCATTTCCCTCCTTTTAATTTCAACCATTAGTTCCCTCTGTTATGGATGTACATGAATTTGATCTTATGATGGTGTTGGTTTAGACATTGTGTTGCTGTTTTGGTTTTTTCTTGCAGGCTTCCTGTGTTCAGCCCCAAAATCAAGGGGTGTCGCAAGCTTTTTGCTATCATTGTAAGCCGGATAAGCAGTTGTTATCAGTGCAGAATGAATTGCAATTAGGCTTTGCGGAAGGTTAGATAGCAGTTTATTGTTTTGGACTTATCATATGCGGTTCTGTTGCAGCCGACGGTGACTCAACTATTCTGTAACATCTTAGCAGGTTTTGGAGCTAAGTATACAACCTCCGGCATTATGCACTTTATTACGAAGAAGTTGTTTGCTGTACTCATTGTGGATGATGTGAGCTTGAGAGAAAATCGCTATTTGATGCAACCAACTGCCAGTAGTGCAAAATATTCTCCTAGTGCTCAGAACTGGGAGTTGAAAAGTACAGAGTGTTTATTGAAATCCACAGATTCCATGTTGGGGTACAAAACAGCAGCACCGACAACCAAAGCAAGAACCGCAAAGGTCAAACAAACCTTGCCTTCATGGCCTTGAGAAAATCTTACTGAGAGTACCTTACAATATTTACCTGCATCCTTGACAAATTGAGCAGCATCGGTCTCAGATGCCAATGCATTCTCATTCTTCTGCCTAAGATTCTTTAGGATCTCCTGTGGCTCATAAGGAGACAATTTTGTAGCTTGTAAGATTCTGTATTAGAACTTTTGACTTGTATACAGTTCTTAAGTGGGATATTCCATGAACCGATAAAACCTGTACCTCATGTGACACAAACTCTTCCTTCTCCTTATGCCATTATCACACTTTTCTTGCAAAATATTTTTCACactttattgttatattgattACTCCTGTATGAATGTCGATGGCCCTATAAATGCACTGTCTGAACTTATTATTGGCAGGTCATGTAGGGACGTGAGGTCCATACAACTTTTGCGCTTTATTTAAGCAATGTTTATTCATGATGTGTCTTTTAAAGGATGAAGCAAGTTATTTTAGAGGATGAAGCAAGTTTGTGTAAGGATTTCAAAATTCAAATACTGTCATGATCACATGTAACCTATTATACACAACTTTGAATTATGATGACTTCTAttcttttgtttcaaaaaaaaaaaccaacaaaaccaattaaaatcgAATCAATCTATAATTGGTTAAAATTACTTTGATgtcaactctaacattcatttggaaattaaaatcaattagagtttgaatcattagtaaaacacaattaagattaacttgaattttggaattagatttactttgaaattaaattgaaattaaaaattaaaaaaaagtcaaataactaaaatccattttgtaatcacaaagcaccatgatcaaaagGCTAGATAACCAATGTTTATCacaaaatatggatttgggaatgaatgtatgcaaatgaactttaggccaagtgccaagcaaaaaatgaaaaaaatgaaaaaaatcaggatcaaaatcggggtatgacaatgATTATTCCAGAAAATGTGGGTTTATTTCTTGGAGGAGAAGTCATAAGTATTTGAAAACTTTAAGAAGTTCAAAGCCCTTATGGAGAAAGAAAATGGTCTTCTCGTTAAGGCCATGAGATCTGATCGATGAGGAAAGTTCACTTCAAATGAGCTCCACAAATATTGTGAAGACCATGGAATCCTCCGCCAACTAATGGTGCCAAGAtctccataacaaaatggagtaACAGAGAGAAAGAATCGGGCCATAAGCAGTGGCATGTGCGATTTACCTAACAAATTGTTCCCCAACAAGAATTGTGTATGAGAAGACACCACGAGAAAAATGAATTGAAAGGAAGCCCGGGATCTATCACTTTAAAGTGTTTGGAAGCATTTCCTATACCCACGTTCCAGATGAAAGGAGAACAAAGCTCGATGATAAAAGTGAAAAATACGTATTTGTGGGTTACAACTCAAGCTCCAAGGGGTACAAGCTATATAATCCAAATAATGTAAATATCGTCATAGGTCGAGACGGGAAATTCAAAGAAGAAGATTGTTGGGATTGGAGTGCTGAAGAAGATATGTACAATTTTCTTCCTTACTTTAAAGAAGAATGCGAAATCGAACAACCAATGATAGAGGAACATATTACACCACTTGTCTCACCGACACCAAGGTTGGATGAAACAAGATTAAGTGAGATGACACCACTACTAAGGAGCATTGAAAAGCTTTATGAGGTAACTGAAAACCAAAACGACATTAACCTCTTTTGTCTTTTTGGTGATTGCGAGCCTCTAAGCTATAAAGTGGAGAGACGCCATGGACGAAGAAATCATGTCAATCACGAAGAATGACAGGTGAAAACTTACTACACTTCCACGATGACACAAAGCAATCGGAGTAAGATGTGTATACAAGGTGAATAATAATGTAAAAGGAGACGTGGAGAGatacaaagcaagattggtagcgAAGGACTATAGTCAAAGACAAGGAATTGACTATGATGAGGTATTTTTCCCTGCTGCTCGTCTTGAAACTATTAGACTGATCATTGCATTGGCAACAAAAAATGAATGGCAGATCCATCAAACGAATGTGAAGTCGACCTTCTTTAATGGTTTTCTCGAATAAGAAGTTTATATCGAGCAACCACAGGGCTATGAAGTAAAAGGGCGAGAAGAAAAGTCGTAAAGTTGAAGAGGCGTTGTACAGACTCAAGCAAACACTGAGTGGAATATTCGAATTGACAAGTACTTTTAAGACAAGAACTTCATCAAGTGTCCATATATGCATGAACTCTATATTAAAACGCAAAGTGAAGATATTTTGATTGTgtgtttatatgttgatgacttgaTCTTCACAGGGAACAATCTAAGCATGTTCAAAGAGTTCAATAAAGACATGTCAAATGAATTTGAGATGACGGATATGAGGCTCATGATATATTATCTCGGCATCAAAGTAAATTAAGAAGAAAAAATAATTTTCATCACCAAGAAGGCTATGCCAAAGAAGTCCTTAAGAAGTTCAAGATGGATGATGCCAATTCAGTTTGCACCCCGATGGAATGTGGCAGCAAGCTGAGTAAGCATGAAAGTGGAGATATTGTGGATCCAACTCTTTACAAAAGTTTGGTTGGAAGTCTAGGTTATTTGACAAGTACAAGATCGAATATTCTCTATGTTATAAGAGTCGTAGGTTGCTACATGGAAGCTCCAACAAAAACTCACTTCAAGGAGAAAAAGAGAATCCTTTGATACATCAAAGGTACAACAAACTTTGGCTTGCATTATTACTCTTCTAACAATTATGAGATTATTGGCTATAGTGAATGATTGGAGTGGAGGCTTGGATGATAGAAATAGCACTATTGGTTTTGTGTTCTTTATGGAAGATACTACTTTCACTTGGATGTCAAAGAAGCAACATATTATCACATTGTAAACTTATGAAGTCGAGTATATCGCCGCCACATCATGCGTTTGTCATGCAATTTGGCTAAGGAAATTGTTATAAGAGTTAAATATGCCACAAGAAGATCCTGTGCAAATATGTATTGACAATAAATCAACACTTGCTTTGTCAAAGATTCCCGTATTTGATGAAATAAGTAAGCACATCGACACCCGTTACCACTTCATAAGAGAATGCATCAAgaagaagaaggtgaagttgACGTATGTGATGTCTCGAGATCAAGTTGCCTACATTTTCACCAAGCCACTTAAGTTGGAAATTTTCGTGAAACTAAGGAGTATGATTGGAGTTAAAAATCAAGTTTAAGGGGGAATGTTGAAATATTAAGCTTGATTTGGGTCTAACCTTATTATTTGGATTTTTAAGTTTAGTTATTTTATACTTAGGTAATTTAGGATAATGTTTCGAGAAAATTCTTGTAGTGTTTAGAGTATCTAGATATTTCTTAGgattgtaatattttctagaatactcTTGGAATTTCTAGAGTTGAGAAATCTTTAGAATTAGTGTATCTTATGTTCTCcttagagtactataaatagagatgtaatcTTACACTTTTGTATCAAGCAAAAATAAAAAGGTTCTCTCTTCCACAAAGAATTCCCCTATCTATCAAGTTTCTACTCAAGCCTCTAAAATTTCCACACACACTCTCCCTAAACACAAAAGGCTTTATTTCCAACAAGTGGACcatgagagagagagagagagagaagaaatACAAAATATAGAGCATCGAAGAGAGAGATTGATTTATTAAAATTGGAATTTAGTGAGTTATAGATGAAAAAAGGAATCAGGATGAATGCCTGAAAGACTCTCAAACAAGAGGACATAACCACATGTTATTTAACCAATGTCCCTATAGACATATATAAGGATATAGAAAAAAATATTCTCACGCTATGGTGAGGTAACATATGTGTTTATCCCAAGCAAGAGAAATAAAGAAGGAAATTTTTTTGGGTTTGTAATATTTGAAGGGATAAAGAACTATAAAAAAGATATGATCTTTCTTGATACACAAAAATgaagaagataaagatgatgaaGATTGAGAAAGAGAAGAGAGAAACGTAACTGTTACACTTGGATTTTCAGATACTAGAAATTCAATAAAGAATATCAATGAAAGACATTTACTATGAGAAAGCATTAATGAAGTATCCTTAAAAGAGCATTAATGCTAAGTCGTCGATAGACCAACAACGAAGGGTCAACCAAGCTATCAACACAATGAGACATGGTTTGGAGGACTCTCATAGATAAGTTCCTCTAGACCTAAAAGCATGTCCAGAATCTCAAGAAGGATAGTCGACAAATATCTTTATTCCTTCAAGAGGACTAGTCGATTAAGCCACATGATGTAAAAGACTTAGTAAATTTATAAGTATTGACTCCTTAATAGGCAACATTAACAGAACATTGAAACGGTTAGAGTCGAAGGTTCGTGAAAAAAGTGGGAAGCAGTTACTACTCAACGTGGATTTTTAACAAAGAGTGTCTTGGAGGACACGTAAGTACACTAGTGTGAACTTGAAGATTAAACATGGAGTAAACGCAGTAGTCCCACATAAATAGAATAAATAGTCATACGCAAAATGTCATACATACTATCCACACCACTGGAGTACCCGAGTCAAAGAGCGAAACAATTGAGTGAGAAACATGCATGTGTCTACATCCACTCTTTTTTAGTCTTTTTGCTTCCTTAAACGGAACATGTATTTTTACATTTGTTTTATTGAATATCATTTACTGCATTTTACCTTATCATTTATCACAACCTGACTTCATTTAAAGTCTTTTTCTACGTTGCATTCAATTCACATGCATGTGTATTCACACGAATTATTTGCACAAATTGCTTTGGAGATTTCTTGAGTTAATCTCCCAGACTTTTAAACTCGTGATTGTTTATTAAAAACATCGGTAAACAATATGGCACGCCCAATGGGACCTTTTTGTGTGAATATTTTTGCATAAAAGAAATGTCTTACATTATTTTCTTTGTAGTGTCTTTCATTTTGTGGTCTTCCCCGTGTTATATGCACTTAAGGAATGGTAATTGAATTTCTGATATGTCTAAAAAAAACCTTCCTAGAGTAATACTCCAAACTTAAGAGGACAACCGGCGGTTACTAGCATCGGCAATTTTGTGGCTCCAACCTCAGTCGAGAAGATACCCACTGTCATAAGTAGAGAAGTGGCGTATTCTATACCACCTAGGGTGACAAAATGGATTGTGGCCCGCCAGGCCGGCCCGCACACCCACCAAAAAATGGCGGGGTGG containing:
- the LOC127086201 gene encoding uncharacterized protein LOC127086201 isoform X1, yielding MSQEQTRQMIYKKDTITLRRVCIDSPLLVKFIGFSMAPPIMPRSLTEWILSMTYSWNATSLEPVPCNRSLDVCLYCSCNNCFSPRTLPLKFLHPVEHYVLFASCVQPQNQGVSQAFCYHCKPDKQLLSVQNELQLGFAEGFGAKYTTSGIMHFITKKLFAVLIVDDVSLRENRYLMQPTASSAKYSPSAQNWELKSTECLLKSTDSMLGYKTAAPTTKARTAKVKQTLPSWP
- the LOC127086201 gene encoding uncharacterized protein LOC127086201 isoform X2, whose amino-acid sequence is MSQEQTRQMIYKKDTITLRRVCIDSPLLVKFIGFSMAPPIMPRSLTEWILSMTYSWNATSLEPVPCNRSLDVCLYCSCNNCFSPRTLPLKFLHPASCVQPQNQGVSQAFCYHCKPDKQLLSVQNELQLGFAEGFGAKYTTSGIMHFITKKLFAVLIVDDVSLRENRYLMQPTASSAKYSPSAQNWELKSTECLLKSTDSMLGYKTAAPTTKARTAKVKQTLPSWP